In one window of Candidatus Margulisiibacteriota bacterium DNA:
- a CDS encoding 1-(5-phosphoribosyl)-5-((5-phosphoribosylamino)methylideneamino)imidazole-4-carboxamide isomerase, with translation MNDFEIIPAIDLLDGKCVRLIQGDYEKKTVFDNNPVSVAQKWENQGATRIHIVDLDGAKAGHPANTEIIKKIANSINIPVQVGGGIRTREDITKTLDAGAQRVILGTSLIKDPKFAKKALEEFSKQIIIGLDTRDGKISISGWTDITTISALQVAQTMEKYGAQRIIYTDIAKDGMLSGPNYEALQDLAQRLSIKVIASGGVATIEHITALTKLNLDNLEGCIVGKALYTNQLSLPDALASVR, from the coding sequence ATGAATGACTTCGAAATTATTCCGGCGATAGACCTCCTAGATGGCAAATGTGTTCGCCTGATCCAAGGGGATTACGAAAAAAAAACGGTATTTGATAATAACCCGGTAAGTGTCGCGCAAAAATGGGAAAATCAAGGTGCGACAAGAATTCATATCGTCGATCTTGACGGTGCAAAAGCAGGTCATCCTGCTAACACGGAAATTATAAAAAAAATAGCTAACAGCATCAATATACCAGTCCAGGTCGGAGGCGGTATCCGAACAAGAGAAGACATAACAAAAACACTAGATGCCGGGGCTCAAAGAGTAATTCTGGGAACATCACTTATCAAAGACCCGAAATTTGCAAAAAAAGCACTCGAAGAATTCAGCAAGCAGATTATCATAGGTCTCGACACTAGAGACGGAAAAATATCCATTTCAGGATGGACAGACATTACGACAATAAGCGCCCTCCAGGTAGCGCAAACCATGGAAAAATATGGCGCCCAACGAATCATATATACTGACATAGCCAAAGACGGCATGTTGAGCGGTCCTAATTATGAAGCGTTACAAGATCTCGCGCAGCGGCTCTCAATCAAAGTGATCGCTTCCGGTGGAGTAGCCACGATTGAACATATCACAGCGCTTACCAAACTTAATTTGGATAATCTCGAAGGCTGTATAGTGGGAAAAGCCCTTTATACTAACCAGCTCTCGTTACCTGATGCACTTGCAAGCGTACGCTAA
- a CDS encoding adenylyltransferase: MVDVGLSDEQLERYRRHILLPNVGVKGQKTILASKILIIGTGGLGSPIAMYLAAAGVGTLGIVDGDVVDCSNLHRQIIHSTTDIGRSKVDSAEETIKAINPDVKVIKYNTRVTSSNIIDVINEYDFIIDGTDNFPSKFLINDACVLAGKPYSHGGILQFQGQTMTVLPGETTCYRCVFLHPPLPDAVLNCRESGVLGPIAGMLGTIQATEALKYVLGVGKLLTNTLMTFDALDMRFRSASVPRNRNCPICSKHPTITTLIDY, translated from the coding sequence ATGGTCGATGTAGGTTTAAGTGACGAGCAATTAGAACGTTATCGCAGGCATATCTTATTGCCAAATGTCGGGGTAAAAGGTCAGAAAACGATATTGGCGTCCAAGATATTGATTATTGGGACTGGCGGGCTCGGTTCTCCTATCGCGATGTATCTGGCAGCGGCTGGTGTTGGAACGTTAGGGATTGTTGATGGCGACGTTGTCGATTGTTCGAACTTACATCGTCAGATAATACATTCAACTACTGATATAGGAAGATCAAAAGTAGATTCGGCAGAAGAGACAATCAAGGCAATTAATCCTGATGTTAAGGTTATAAAATATAATACTAGAGTAACTTCCAGTAACATTATCGATGTTATAAATGAATATGATTTTATCATTGATGGGACAGATAATTTCCCTTCAAAGTTCCTTATAAACGATGCTTGTGTTCTCGCAGGAAAGCCTTATTCGCATGGCGGTATTCTCCAGTTCCAGGGACAGACAATGACAGTGCTTCCGGGAGAGACAACCTGTTACCGGTGTGTCTTCCTGCATCCACCGTTACCTGATGCGGTACTTAATTGCAGGGAATCCGGCGTTCTCGGGCCAATCGCCGGAATGCTCGGTACAATTCAGGCTACTGAGGCTTTGAAGTATGTTCTCGGAGTTGGAAAACTACTCACGAACACCTTGATGACTTTTGATGCGCTCGACATGAGATTCCGGTCCGCTTCAGTACCTAGAAATAGGAATTGTCCGATTTGCAGCAAGCATCCGACAATTACTACTCTTATCGATTATTAA
- a CDS encoding acetyl-L-homoserine sulfhydrolase translates to MKELNFNTKAVHGKINKKDIHNSIKYPIYASAAYAFESAEEIEAVFRGQKQAHAYTRVTNPTVEAFELKMTALEDGFASIAVASGMAAITNTFFALLQQGDKIIASNGLFAGTYSLLKNTLPRLGITTSFVDINDLDSIKALIDEKTKVIFFETIANPKMNIPDIQAIADIAHANNLVVIADSSLTSPYLFQAKNYGVDVVIHSSTKFISGGATSIGGVIVDLGTYNWTKYQGLGKFCQLKEWAFISKLRKEIYKDLGSCLSPQSAFLQSIGLETLSLRVERCCNNAFDVARYLESHEQVNRVNYPGLTSSPFHELAKRQFRGLFGAVFTFELDSKDACFKFLNKLTIIKRATNLGDNASLAIHPHSTIYVDCSDEEKKLLGIDDKVIRLSIGIEDREDIIYDIGQALC, encoded by the coding sequence ATGAAAGAACTGAATTTTAATACGAAAGCGGTCCATGGAAAAATAAATAAGAAGGATATTCATAATTCTATTAAATATCCGATATATGCAAGCGCAGCGTATGCATTCGAGAGCGCAGAAGAAATAGAAGCTGTATTTAGAGGTCAGAAACAGGCACACGCTTATACTCGAGTAACTAATCCCACTGTTGAAGCGTTTGAGCTGAAGATGACTGCGCTTGAGGACGGATTCGCTTCGATTGCTGTTGCTTCAGGTATGGCTGCTATTACCAATACTTTTTTTGCTTTACTCCAGCAAGGCGACAAGATTATTGCCTCAAACGGACTTTTTGCGGGAACATATTCGTTGCTTAAGAATACTTTGCCGCGACTTGGGATCACTACCAGTTTTGTTGATATCAATGACCTTGATAGCATCAAAGCTTTGATCGATGAGAAAACAAAAGTTATTTTTTTTGAAACTATAGCTAATCCTAAAATGAATATTCCGGATATTCAGGCTATTGCGGATATCGCACATGCCAATAATCTTGTTGTCATAGCGGATAGCTCTCTTACCTCGCCATACTTATTTCAAGCTAAAAATTATGGCGTTGATGTTGTAATCCATTCCAGTACTAAGTTCATCTCCGGCGGCGCTACCAGTATCGGCGGAGTCATAGTTGATCTAGGGACCTATAATTGGACGAAATACCAAGGCCTTGGAAAATTCTGTCAGCTAAAGGAATGGGCCTTTATTTCCAAATTAAGGAAGGAGATATATAAAGACCTGGGATCCTGTTTATCTCCACAGAGTGCTTTTTTGCAAAGTATTGGTCTGGAAACTTTATCGCTCAGAGTTGAACGCTGTTGCAATAATGCTTTTGATGTTGCGCGATACCTTGAGTCACATGAGCAGGTTAACCGTGTAAATTATCCAGGACTCACGTCATCACCCTTCCACGAACTGGCGAAGAGGCAATTCCGAGGATTATTTGGCGCTGTTTTTACTTTTGAGCTTGATAGTAAAGATGCATGCTTCAAATTTTTGAATAAACTAACTATTATTAAGCGTGCCACAAATCTTGGTGATAATGCATCTCTGGCAATACATCCACATTCAACTATCTATGTTGATTGTTCCGATGAAGAAAAGAAACTTTTGGGTATTGATGATAAGGTTATTCGCTTATCTATCGGAATTGAAGATCGTGAAGACATTATTTACGATATAGGTCAAGCTCTTTGCTAA